AGCGCCGGCGAGGCCCGACTGTCGGCGGAATATGAAAAAGTGGAGCTGCCCTCCGACGACCAAGGGCAGGAGGCTCCTGGAGAGAAACCCGCCCCTCTAGCGACGGAAATATTCGACGACAAGGTGGAGATCGTCGCAGAAGTCCACGTCAGCACGGCCGAGAAGAAAACCGAGGCGCAGGAAGCCGAGGCGGAGGAAGCCGAGGCGGAGGAAGCGGAAGCCGCGGAGCCCCCGCCCCCTGAGACAGCTGTGGAAACCCCGGCTGAACTTGAGAAAGGCAGGCCCGCGGCGGAGCCGGCGAAGGCCACGGAAGCGTGCGCCCCCGGCGGTGACCACAGCCGCCCCGCCGACCTGAGCCCCGAGGAGAAAGCGCCCCCCGCCCACCCCGAGGGCCTCGCGAGCGAGGCGGATGTGCTGTCCTCGCAGGACAGAACGAGGGCGCAGGGAAGCCCTTTAAAGAAACTCTTCACCAGCACCGGCTTGAAAAAGCTTTCCGGGAAGAAGCAGAAAGGGAAGCGAGGGGGAGGAGACGAGGAGTCCGGGGAGCATCAGGCCGCCCCGGAGTCCCCGGACAGTACCGACGAACAGAAGGGCGAGAGCTCCGCTTCGTCGCCCGAGGAACCGGAGGAGATCACGTGTCTGGAGAGAGGCGTCGCGGACGCACAGCAAGAGGGGGACGCCGAGGAAGGTGCTGTCTCGGACGGGGAGAAGAAGCGAGAAGGGGTCACTCCCTGGGCGTCTTTCAAAAAGATGGTGACGCCCAAGAAGCGTGTCCGAAGGCTTTCGGAGAGCGATAAGGAGGACGAATTGGAGAAAGTAAAGAGCGCCACCCTGTCTTCCACGGAGAGCGCAGCCTCCGAGACGCAAGAGGAAGCAAAAGGCAACGGAGAGGAGCCTAAGCCCGAAGAACCAAAGCGCAGAGTGGATACTTCAGTCTCCTGGGAAGCTTTAATTTGTGTGGGATCGTCCAAGAAAAGGGCAAGGAAGGCATCATCTTCTGACGACGAAGCGGGACCAAAACCAGCGGGAGGAGAGGGCCAGAAGCCAGATGAtgcaggaaaagacaaagaaacggGACCAGATGCTGCCCTCGCTAGTTCCCAGGAACACGATCAAGGGCCAGGAAGCTCCTCACCGGAGCAAGCTGGGAGCCCCTCTGAGGGGGAGGGAGTTTCCACCTGGGAGTCATTTAAAAGATTAGTTACTCCAAGGAAAAAATCCAAGTCAAAACCGGAAGAGAAGAGCGAAGACTCCGTAACTGGGTCTGGCTTAGAACATTCAGCTTCAGATGTCGAACCCGGGAAAGAAGAGTCTTGGGTTTCGATTAAGAAATTTATTCCCGGGCGGAGGAAGAAAAGGTCAGATGGGAAACCGGAACAAGCCACCGTTGAAGACACGGGGCCAACAGAGGTCAACGAAGATGATTCTGATGTCCCAGCTGTGGTACCTCTGTCCGAGTACGATGCAGTAGAAAGGGAGAAAACCGAAGCACAGCAAGCCCAGAAGGGCGAGGAGAAGCCTGAGCCAAAGGTAGCTGTTTCTGTGTCAGAGGAGCTCGGTACGACTCTGGTTCATGCTGTGGCTGTGACTGTTGTTGACGGGGCAAGGGCTCTTAGCAGTGTTGAAGAAAGGTCACCCTCTTGGATATCTGCCTCAGTGACAGAACCTCTTGAACAAACAGAAGATGAAGCCAGACCCCTAACTGAGGAGGCATTTGAAGGGGAGGTCCTTGCAGACGAAACCCCCGTCGTTGCCAAAACTCTGCCAGAGGGTCAAGACGCCATTGACGACACAGTCGTCAGCGAGGTGGAGTTGACTTCCCAAGCCGTGACCGCTGCAGAAACTACAGAGGCATTTTGTGCTGAAGAAGCAGCAGAAGCATCTGGTGCTGAAGAGACCACCGACATGGTCTCGGCTGTTTCTCAGTTAACTGACTCTCCAGTCACCACAGAGGAAGCAACGCCAGTTCAGGAGGTGGAAGGCGGTGTGGCAGACATAGAAGACCAAGAGAGGCGAACTCAAGAGGTCCTGCAGGCAGTCGCAGAAAAAGTTAGGGAGGAATCACAGTTGCCCGACACCAGAGGGCCAGAAGACACGATGCAGACAGTGCAGGAAGTAGGGGCCGAAATTCCAGAGAAGGTAGACGCGGAAGAGGAAGGTTCTCAAGAGCCGGATCTGAAGAAAGAGACGGACGTCGTGACGGAAGTACACGTAGAAGAAACTGAGACTGAGACCTTGACACAGGAGGAGGTGATTGTACAGGCCGCCCCCGAAAGCTTGGAACAAGTTCCTCAAGTCGCAGACCGTGTAGAGCCTAGTGAGCTTAGAACCACTTGTCCAGCTGAAACCTTGGTTGGGGTAAAATCAGAATTTATTCTAGAACAGGCTGTTGCTCCCGACTCAGCTGAAACCCTTACCGACAGCGAGACCAACGGAAGCACCCCAGTAGCAGATGCTGAGGCTCTAAATGTAACACAGCAAGAGAAGGTGACAGACAGCCACGAAGATCCCGAGGTCGCCTCTGGGGCACAGTCACAGATCACGGAAGCAGAGGCCGTTCCTGCACCAGAACAGATGCCTCCAGCACCTTCTAGTTTTCAACCCCAGGAAGAAGATACAGGACATTCAAAAATGGAAGAGGTTCTGGAACATACGGATGAAGAGGTATCAGTGGAAACTGTACCCGTGCTTTCAAAGACTGAAGTGATGGAAGACGAAGGCCAGTCTACTGACCGGGAAACCAAAGACACACCGCTTGTTGAAGGCCCCGAGGTGTCTACAGACACTGAAACAACAGTCCGTGAGAAAGAGACCATGGAAGTTGCCCTTGAAGATGAAGTCACCGAAGAACCCGAATTTCAGAAGAATGATGATACTGAACTCCAGAGCCACACGCCATCTCCTCCAACCCACGCGGAGGAAGAGACGGTAGTTGAAGTAGAAAGGGAGAAAACGGAAGCAAAGCCAACCCGAGCGAGTGAAGAGGAACTTGAGCAAAAACCAGCCGTGACAGTATCTGAAGAGCTTAGTAAGCAGCTGGTGCAGACGATTAGTGTGGCCGTCATCGACGGGGAAAAGGAGGTTACCAGTTTGGAAGAAAGTTCTCCTGGGCTGGCTCAAGAGGACGCGGTATACACAGAAACTCCAGCTCAAAGCTCTGAGCCGTCATTACCTCTAACGGCTGTAGCAGTGGAGGAGAAGGTCTTGGGAGAAACCGTCAAGATTTTAGAAACACCTGAAACCCTGGAAACTGCAGATGCACATTTAATACCAGAAGAAAAATCCTCTGCAAGAGATGAGGACTTCACTGCTCAGCCAGGGGAAGACGAGGTGCCCACAGGGACGGAGTCTCAGCCGGAATCAGAACCGGAGGCCGTATCGGCCACGCCTGAAGGAGGCATCAGTGGTGACCTGGAAGCAGACAAGACCACACCGCAGAAACGGGCCTCAGATGAAGAGGACGAGCCGGCTGGTTGCCAGGAAGCCCAAGTAAGTGAAACTAGCAAGGAAGATTTAAAGGCTGAAAACGAGATTTTGAAACTTGAGACCGAGAGCAGTAAACTGGTACAAAATGTGATCCAGACCGTTGTTGACCGGTTAGTAAGTACTGAAGAAACAGCCACTGATTTGCAGACACAGGCTCAACCTATACAAGCTGACACCCAGGAAGCTAGACCGCAaattgaggagaaagaaagggaacttCAGGCCTCTGCACAGGATGAAACACACACCGTTGCAGCCGAAGAAGGATCCACGCTAACCACCGTGGAACAAACCCACTCTGACGTTTCCAAAGCTGTGAGCGAAGCTTCCGAAGAGATTCCAGCCGTGGAGGTCGAAAGTTCCGGTGTAACCGACCAGCAGCTCGAAGAGGCAGTTCTCCCAtcggaggaaaagaaagaaacaactggAACAAAGTCTATTCCAGAAGATGGCGATCGTGCCGAGTTAGGCGAAAGGATAGAGAAGTCACTGTCTAAATCCCAGGAAGATGAAAAGGCTGATGCTGTTGATGACCCTGAGAGCCACCACTCAGCCCTGGAAGATTCTGAGGCCTCGAGAGGCTTAACCAAAGAGTCCCTGGACACAGATGGACCAGCGCTGAAAGAGGAGGAAGGTGGCCAGGAAGTAGAATTTCAGGAAGGAAAAGCCCACGGTGAGTCAGAAGAAGAGATCGAAACCCAGACACCGGGAGAGACGCAGAAACAAGAGGAAGGACCAGCAAAATCAGAACCCACGGGATCCTAAAACATCATGTAAGCgagcttcctttccttccaaaacactttttcctctttcatgcCACTCGATGGCAAATCTGCTATAAAGGAAGCAGGAGTTTAAATAATTACGACTTTATGCAGAACCTTCAGTTGGGGAAAAAGCAGTCAAGTAGATCAGGAGACCTagcttcccttccttttcccccccTCACTGACAACCCGTTCAGTCTTACTGGTGTCATGAAAACAGTGACTTCGTTTTACCCCCATGTGACTGCTTTCCGAGAAAATAAACGGGGCACGTGTGCGCGCACAACTGTGCGTTTGCGTGTTTGGCTCAAAGGCCTAAGAAATACGTTGCGCTCACAGCACCATAACTTACCAGTTCAttgaatttttcttcaaaacGAGAAGCCCAAAGT
The nucleotide sequence above comes from Panthera tigris isolate Pti1 chromosome B2, P.tigris_Pti1_mat1.1, whole genome shotgun sequence. Encoded proteins:
- the AKAP12 gene encoding A-kinase anchor protein 12 isoform X3, yielding MLGIITITVGQRESEDVSERDSDKEMAAGSTVVGDITKDGQEEVPEIIEQIPSSESNLEELIQPTESQSNDVGFKKVFKFVGFKFTVKKDKTEKADTVQLLTVKKDEGEGAGAPDGAGDHQEPSQETGEATAKERELKQSTEKPEEALKHEQSTTEISLQAESGQAAEEGRDGEEKQKEPTKSLDSPTSPLASETASPFKKFFTQGWAGWRKKTSFRKPKEDELEASEKKKDQEPEKGDTQEQAETSEKAAPPEQPQPQEATESAGEARLSAEYEKVELPSDDQGQEAPGEKPAPLATEIFDDKVEIVAEVHVSTAEKKTEAQEAEAEEAEAEEAEAAEPPPPETAVETPAELEKGRPAAEPAKATEACAPGGDHSRPADLSPEEKAPPAHPEGLASEADVLSSQDRTRAQGSPLKKLFTSTGLKKLSGKKQKGKRGGGDEESGEHQAAPESPDSTDEQKGESSASSPEEPEEITCLERGVADAQQEGDAEEGAVSDGEKKREGVTPWASFKKMVTPKKRVRRLSESDKEDELEKVKSATLSSTESAASETQEEAKGNGEEPKPEEPKRRVDTSVSWEALICVGSSKKRARKASSSDDEAGPKPAGGEGQKPDDAGKDKETGPDAALASSQEHDQGPGSSSPEQAGSPSEGEGVSTWESFKRLVTPRKKSKSKPEEKSEDSVTGSGLEHSASDVEPGKEESWVSIKKFIPGRRKKRSDGKPEQATVEDTGPTEVNEDDSDVPAVVPLSEYDAVEREKTEAQQAQKGEEKPEPKVAVSVSEELGTTLVHAVAVTVVDGARALSSVEERSPSWISASVTEPLEQTEDEARPLTEEAFEGEVLADETPVVAKTLPEGQDAIDDTVVSEVELTSQAVTAAETTEAFCAEEAAEASGAEETTDMVSAVSQLTDSPVTTEEATPVQEVEGGVADIEDQERRTQEVLQAVAEKVREESQLPDTRGPEDTMQTVQEVGAEIPEKVDAEEEGSQEPDLKKETDVVTEVHVEETETETLTQEEVIVQAAPESLEQVPQVADRVEPSELRTTCPAETLVGVKSEFILEQAVAPDSAETLTDSETNGSTPVADAEALNVTQQEKVTDSHEDPEVASGAQSQITEAEAVPAPEQMPPAPSSFQPQEEDTGHSKMEEVLEHTDEEVSVETVPVLSKTEVMEDEGQSTDRETKDTPLVEGPEVSTDTETTVREKETMEVALEDEVTEEPEFQKNDDTELQSHTPSPPTHAEEETVVEVEREKTEAKPTRASEEELEQKPAVTVSEELSKQLVQTISVAVIDGEKEVTSLEESSPGLAQEDAVYTETPAQSSEPSLPLTAVAVEEKVLGETVKILETPETLETADAHLIPEEKSSARDEDFTAQPGEDEVPTGTESQPESEPEAVSATPEGGISGDLEADKTTPQKRASDEEDEPAGCQEAQVSETSKEDLKAENEILKLETESSKLVQNVIQTVVDRLVSTEETATDLQTQAQPIQADTQEARPQIEEKERELQASAQDETHTVAAEEGSTLTTVEQTHSDVSKAVSEASEEIPAVEVESSGVTDQQLEEAVLPSEEKKETTGTKSIPEDGDRAELGERIEKSLSKSQEDEKADAVDDPESHHSALEDSEASRGLTKESLDTDGPALKEEEGGQEVEFQEGKAHGESEEEIETQTPGETQKQEEGPAKSEPTGS
- the AKAP12 gene encoding A-kinase anchor protein 12 isoform X2, translated to MPWWSNLCFGQRESEDVSERDSDKEMAAGSTVVGDITKDGQEEVPEIIEQIPSSESNLEELIQPTESQSNDVGFKKVFKFVGFKFTVKKDKTEKADTVQLLTVKKDEGEGAGAPDGAGDHQEPSQETGEATAKERELKQSTEKPEEALKHEQSTTEISLQAESGQAAEEGRDGEEKQKEPTKSLDSPTSPLASETASPFKKFFTQGWAGWRKKTSFRKPKEDELEASEKKKDQEPEKGDTQEQAETSEKAAPPEQPQPQEATESAGEARLSAEYEKVELPSDDQGQEAPGEKPAPLATEIFDDKVEIVAEVHVSTAEKKTEAQEAEAEEAEAEEAEAAEPPPPETAVETPAELEKGRPAAEPAKATEACAPGGDHSRPADLSPEEKAPPAHPEGLASEADVLSSQDRTRAQGSPLKKLFTSTGLKKLSGKKQKGKRGGGDEESGEHQAAPESPDSTDEQKGESSASSPEEPEEITCLERGVADAQQEGDAEEGAVSDGEKKREGVTPWASFKKMVTPKKRVRRLSESDKEDELEKVKSATLSSTESAASETQEEAKGNGEEPKPEEPKRRVDTSVSWEALICVGSSKKRARKASSSDDEAGPKPAGGEGQKPDDAGKDKETGPDAALASSQEHDQGPGSSSPEQAGSPSEGEGVSTWESFKRLVTPRKKSKSKPEEKSEDSVTGSGLEHSASDVEPGKEESWVSIKKFIPGRRKKRSDGKPEQATVEDTGPTEVNEDDSDVPAVVPLSEYDAVEREKTEAQQAQKGEEKPEPKVAVSVSEELGTTLVHAVAVTVVDGARALSSVEERSPSWISASVTEPLEQTEDEARPLTEEAFEGEVLADETPVVAKTLPEGQDAIDDTVVSEVELTSQAVTAAETTEAFCAEEAAEASGAEETTDMVSAVSQLTDSPVTTEEATPVQEVEGGVADIEDQERRTQEVLQAVAEKVREESQLPDTRGPEDTMQTVQEVGAEIPEKVDAEEEGSQEPDLKKETDVVTEVHVEETETETLTQEEVIVQAAPESLEQVPQVADRVEPSELRTTCPAETLVGVKSEFILEQAVAPDSAETLTDSETNGSTPVADAEALNVTQQEKVTDSHEDPEVASGAQSQITEAEAVPAPEQMPPAPSSFQPQEEDTGHSKMEEVLEHTDEEVSVETVPVLSKTEVMEDEGQSTDRETKDTPLVEGPEVSTDTETTVREKETMEVALEDEVTEEPEFQKNDDTELQSHTPSPPTHAEEETVVEVEREKTEAKPTRASEEELEQKPAVTVSEELSKQLVQTISVAVIDGEKEVTSLEESSPGLAQEDAVYTETPAQSSEPSLPLTAVAVEEKVLGETVKILETPETLETADAHLIPEEKSSARDEDFTAQPGEDEVPTGTESQPESEPEAVSATPEGGISGDLEADKTTPQKRASDEEDEPAGCQEAQVSETSKEDLKAENEILKLETESSKLVQNVIQTVVDRLVSTEETATDLQTQAQPIQADTQEARPQIEEKERELQASAQDETHTVAAEEGSTLTTVEQTHSDVSKAVSEASEEIPAVEVESSGVTDQQLEEAVLPSEEKKETTGTKSIPEDGDRAELGERIEKSLSKSQEDEKADAVDDPESHHSALEDSEASRGLTKESLDTDGPALKEEEGGQEVEFQEGKAHGESEEEIETQTPGETQKQEEGPAKSEPTGS
- the AKAP12 gene encoding A-kinase anchor protein 12 isoform X1, which codes for MGAGSSTEQRSPEQPEAGSATPAEPEPSAGGLAAEEAPGAQGDPAIAVADPATKLLQKNGQLSPANGLAEEEDFSPQEGALNGQEEEVPVTDVGQRESEDVSERDSDKEMAAGSTVVGDITKDGQEEVPEIIEQIPSSESNLEELIQPTESQSNDVGFKKVFKFVGFKFTVKKDKTEKADTVQLLTVKKDEGEGAGAPDGAGDHQEPSQETGEATAKERELKQSTEKPEEALKHEQSTTEISLQAESGQAAEEGRDGEEKQKEPTKSLDSPTSPLASETASPFKKFFTQGWAGWRKKTSFRKPKEDELEASEKKKDQEPEKGDTQEQAETSEKAAPPEQPQPQEATESAGEARLSAEYEKVELPSDDQGQEAPGEKPAPLATEIFDDKVEIVAEVHVSTAEKKTEAQEAEAEEAEAEEAEAAEPPPPETAVETPAELEKGRPAAEPAKATEACAPGGDHSRPADLSPEEKAPPAHPEGLASEADVLSSQDRTRAQGSPLKKLFTSTGLKKLSGKKQKGKRGGGDEESGEHQAAPESPDSTDEQKGESSASSPEEPEEITCLERGVADAQQEGDAEEGAVSDGEKKREGVTPWASFKKMVTPKKRVRRLSESDKEDELEKVKSATLSSTESAASETQEEAKGNGEEPKPEEPKRRVDTSVSWEALICVGSSKKRARKASSSDDEAGPKPAGGEGQKPDDAGKDKETGPDAALASSQEHDQGPGSSSPEQAGSPSEGEGVSTWESFKRLVTPRKKSKSKPEEKSEDSVTGSGLEHSASDVEPGKEESWVSIKKFIPGRRKKRSDGKPEQATVEDTGPTEVNEDDSDVPAVVPLSEYDAVEREKTEAQQAQKGEEKPEPKVAVSVSEELGTTLVHAVAVTVVDGARALSSVEERSPSWISASVTEPLEQTEDEARPLTEEAFEGEVLADETPVVAKTLPEGQDAIDDTVVSEVELTSQAVTAAETTEAFCAEEAAEASGAEETTDMVSAVSQLTDSPVTTEEATPVQEVEGGVADIEDQERRTQEVLQAVAEKVREESQLPDTRGPEDTMQTVQEVGAEIPEKVDAEEEGSQEPDLKKETDVVTEVHVEETETETLTQEEVIVQAAPESLEQVPQVADRVEPSELRTTCPAETLVGVKSEFILEQAVAPDSAETLTDSETNGSTPVADAEALNVTQQEKVTDSHEDPEVASGAQSQITEAEAVPAPEQMPPAPSSFQPQEEDTGHSKMEEVLEHTDEEVSVETVPVLSKTEVMEDEGQSTDRETKDTPLVEGPEVSTDTETTVREKETMEVALEDEVTEEPEFQKNDDTELQSHTPSPPTHAEEETVVEVEREKTEAKPTRASEEELEQKPAVTVSEELSKQLVQTISVAVIDGEKEVTSLEESSPGLAQEDAVYTETPAQSSEPSLPLTAVAVEEKVLGETVKILETPETLETADAHLIPEEKSSARDEDFTAQPGEDEVPTGTESQPESEPEAVSATPEGGISGDLEADKTTPQKRASDEEDEPAGCQEAQVSETSKEDLKAENEILKLETESSKLVQNVIQTVVDRLVSTEETATDLQTQAQPIQADTQEARPQIEEKERELQASAQDETHTVAAEEGSTLTTVEQTHSDVSKAVSEASEEIPAVEVESSGVTDQQLEEAVLPSEEKKETTGTKSIPEDGDRAELGERIEKSLSKSQEDEKADAVDDPESHHSALEDSEASRGLTKESLDTDGPALKEEEGGQEVEFQEGKAHGESEEEIETQTPGETQKQEEGPAKSEPTGS
- the AKAP12 gene encoding A-kinase anchor protein 12 isoform X4; the protein is MPVGQRESEDVSERDSDKEMAAGSTVVGDITKDGQEEVPEIIEQIPSSESNLEELIQPTESQSNDVGFKKVFKFVGFKFTVKKDKTEKADTVQLLTVKKDEGEGAGAPDGAGDHQEPSQETGEATAKERELKQSTEKPEEALKHEQSTTEISLQAESGQAAEEGRDGEEKQKEPTKSLDSPTSPLASETASPFKKFFTQGWAGWRKKTSFRKPKEDELEASEKKKDQEPEKGDTQEQAETSEKAAPPEQPQPQEATESAGEARLSAEYEKVELPSDDQGQEAPGEKPAPLATEIFDDKVEIVAEVHVSTAEKKTEAQEAEAEEAEAEEAEAAEPPPPETAVETPAELEKGRPAAEPAKATEACAPGGDHSRPADLSPEEKAPPAHPEGLASEADVLSSQDRTRAQGSPLKKLFTSTGLKKLSGKKQKGKRGGGDEESGEHQAAPESPDSTDEQKGESSASSPEEPEEITCLERGVADAQQEGDAEEGAVSDGEKKREGVTPWASFKKMVTPKKRVRRLSESDKEDELEKVKSATLSSTESAASETQEEAKGNGEEPKPEEPKRRVDTSVSWEALICVGSSKKRARKASSSDDEAGPKPAGGEGQKPDDAGKDKETGPDAALASSQEHDQGPGSSSPEQAGSPSEGEGVSTWESFKRLVTPRKKSKSKPEEKSEDSVTGSGLEHSASDVEPGKEESWVSIKKFIPGRRKKRSDGKPEQATVEDTGPTEVNEDDSDVPAVVPLSEYDAVEREKTEAQQAQKGEEKPEPKVAVSVSEELGTTLVHAVAVTVVDGARALSSVEERSPSWISASVTEPLEQTEDEARPLTEEAFEGEVLADETPVVAKTLPEGQDAIDDTVVSEVELTSQAVTAAETTEAFCAEEAAEASGAEETTDMVSAVSQLTDSPVTTEEATPVQEVEGGVADIEDQERRTQEVLQAVAEKVREESQLPDTRGPEDTMQTVQEVGAEIPEKVDAEEEGSQEPDLKKETDVVTEVHVEETETETLTQEEVIVQAAPESLEQVPQVADRVEPSELRTTCPAETLVGVKSEFILEQAVAPDSAETLTDSETNGSTPVADAEALNVTQQEKVTDSHEDPEVASGAQSQITEAEAVPAPEQMPPAPSSFQPQEEDTGHSKMEEVLEHTDEEVSVETVPVLSKTEVMEDEGQSTDRETKDTPLVEGPEVSTDTETTVREKETMEVALEDEVTEEPEFQKNDDTELQSHTPSPPTHAEEETVVEVEREKTEAKPTRASEEELEQKPAVTVSEELSKQLVQTISVAVIDGEKEVTSLEESSPGLAQEDAVYTETPAQSSEPSLPLTAVAVEEKVLGETVKILETPETLETADAHLIPEEKSSARDEDFTAQPGEDEVPTGTESQPESEPEAVSATPEGGISGDLEADKTTPQKRASDEEDEPAGCQEAQVSETSKEDLKAENEILKLETESSKLVQNVIQTVVDRLVSTEETATDLQTQAQPIQADTQEARPQIEEKERELQASAQDETHTVAAEEGSTLTTVEQTHSDVSKAVSEASEEIPAVEVESSGVTDQQLEEAVLPSEEKKETTGTKSIPEDGDRAELGERIEKSLSKSQEDEKADAVDDPESHHSALEDSEASRGLTKESLDTDGPALKEEEGGQEVEFQEGKAHGESEEEIETQTPGETQKQEEGPAKSEPTGS